The Gemmata palustris genome includes a region encoding these proteins:
- a CDS encoding DUF1501 domain-containing protein: MLSRRDFLFHSGGGLGGIALASLLGADRLFADAPARADGGLHHKPKAKRVVQLFMAGGASHVDLFDFKPELVKQHGKEANFGEHVEAFQNGLGPWLKPVWDFKPYGKCAKQLSEVVAPLGDVVDEMAFVHNVVGKTGVHSQGTLLQTTGFNRPGFPGMGCWASYGLGSMNQNLPTFVVLPDHRGLASNGTKNWDSAFLPAQHQGAAIYPGTKTPIEDLFPDERAKFITRASDKAGIDLLAQLNRTHADTRAGDERLDARIKSYELAAKMQLAAPEALDISKETARTLKLYGLDHGKGTFDKEINRTEETDYFGRKCLVARRLLERGVRFVQIWSGNDNGFPRRNWDSHEDVKRDHGPLAYGMARGAAALIADLKRLGLLEDTIVLWTTEFGRMPSSQGGKGRDHNPYCFTNWLAGGGVKGGVSHGPSDDFGYKPADRKNPTEVYDVHATIMHLLGIDHTKLTVRHNGIDRRLTDVHGHVINELIG, translated from the coding sequence ATGCTCTCCCGGCGCGATTTTCTGTTCCATTCGGGCGGCGGGTTGGGGGGCATCGCGCTCGCGTCGCTGCTCGGCGCGGATCGCCTGTTCGCGGACGCGCCCGCGCGTGCCGACGGCGGGCTGCACCACAAGCCCAAGGCGAAACGGGTGGTGCAACTGTTCATGGCGGGCGGGGCGTCGCATGTTGATTTGTTCGACTTCAAGCCCGAACTGGTCAAACAGCACGGGAAAGAGGCGAACTTTGGCGAGCACGTCGAGGCGTTCCAAAACGGGCTGGGACCGTGGCTCAAACCGGTGTGGGACTTTAAACCCTACGGGAAGTGTGCGAAACAGTTGAGCGAGGTCGTGGCGCCGCTCGGTGACGTCGTGGACGAGATGGCGTTCGTTCACAACGTGGTCGGCAAGACGGGAGTACACAGTCAGGGCACGCTGCTTCAGACGACGGGCTTCAACCGCCCCGGGTTCCCCGGTATGGGCTGCTGGGCGAGTTACGGCCTCGGCAGCATGAACCAGAACCTCCCGACGTTCGTGGTGCTCCCAGACCACCGCGGGCTGGCGTCCAACGGCACCAAGAACTGGGACAGTGCGTTCCTGCCCGCACAGCACCAAGGCGCGGCGATCTACCCCGGCACAAAAACGCCCATCGAAGACCTGTTCCCGGACGAGCGCGCGAAGTTCATCACCCGCGCTTCCGACAAAGCCGGTATCGATCTGCTCGCGCAACTCAACCGCACCCACGCGGACACCCGGGCTGGCGACGAGCGCCTGGACGCTCGCATCAAGAGTTATGAGTTGGCCGCGAAGATGCAGCTCGCGGCACCGGAGGCGCTCGACATCTCGAAGGAGACCGCGCGCACGCTCAAGCTGTACGGCCTCGATCACGGGAAGGGGACGTTCGACAAGGAAATCAACCGGACCGAGGAGACGGACTACTTCGGGCGCAAGTGCCTGGTCGCGCGCCGGTTGCTGGAGCGCGGGGTGCGGTTCGTGCAGATCTGGAGCGGTAACGACAACGGATTTCCGCGCCGGAACTGGGACTCGCACGAGGACGTGAAGCGCGACCACGGCCCGCTCGCCTACGGCATGGCCCGTGGCGCCGCGGCTCTTATCGCGGACCTGAAGCGCCTCGGGCTGCTCGAAGACACGATCGTTCTGTGGACGACCGAGTTCGGGCGGATGCCGTCGTCGCAGGGCGGCAAGGGTCGCGACCACAACCCGTACTGCTTCACCAACTGGCTCGCCGGCGGGGGCGTGAAGGGCGGCGTATCGCACGGCCCGAGCGACGACTTCGGGTACAAGCCCGCGGACCGCAAGAACCCGACAGAAGTGTACGACGTCCACGCCACGATCATGCACCTGCTCGGCATCGACCACACGAAACTTACCGTGCGGCACAACGGGATCGATCGCCGACTCACCGATGTTCACGGTCACGTTATCAACGAACTGATTGGGTAA
- a CDS encoding cis-3-hydroxy-L-proline dehydratase: MRITRISAWQVDLPLHEGSYKWSGGKSVTVFDSTVVAVETDAGVTGYGEVCPLGPAYLPAYAAGVRAGLKELAPKLLGEDPTQLGKLNRTMDAALKGHPYVKSAVDVACWDVLGKVSGLPVCVLLGGRYGDDFHLYRAISQESPEAMAANVAGYRAEGYRRFQLKVGGEPDTDIARIKAVAAVLQPGDRLVADANTGWLQHEAVRVVRAVRDIDVYIEQPCLTYEECLAVRRNTDHPFVLDEVVDGIDMLVRGHAEGAMDVVNLKISKLGGLTKTKQLRDLCVSLGIGMTLEDSWGGDIVTAAIAHLAHSTPTEFLFSSTDFNSYVTRSIATGAPQRQNGRLAAPVVPGLGITPKLGEFGQPALDFRG; the protein is encoded by the coding sequence ATGCGTATCACTCGAATTTCTGCGTGGCAGGTCGATCTCCCGCTCCACGAGGGCAGCTACAAGTGGTCCGGCGGGAAGTCCGTCACCGTGTTCGATAGCACGGTCGTCGCGGTAGAGACGGACGCGGGCGTCACCGGGTACGGCGAGGTGTGTCCGCTCGGGCCGGCGTACCTTCCGGCTTACGCGGCGGGCGTGCGAGCCGGGCTGAAGGAACTCGCGCCCAAGTTGTTGGGTGAAGACCCGACACAGTTGGGCAAACTGAACCGCACGATGGACGCGGCCCTGAAGGGACACCCGTATGTGAAGTCGGCCGTGGACGTCGCGTGCTGGGACGTTCTCGGCAAAGTGTCGGGTTTGCCGGTGTGCGTGCTGCTCGGCGGGCGCTACGGCGACGACTTCCACCTGTACCGCGCGATCTCGCAGGAATCGCCCGAAGCGATGGCCGCGAACGTCGCGGGCTACCGCGCGGAGGGGTACCGCCGGTTCCAACTGAAGGTCGGCGGCGAACCGGACACGGACATCGCGCGCATCAAGGCGGTGGCGGCGGTGCTCCAACCGGGCGACCGCCTGGTGGCCGACGCGAACACCGGTTGGCTCCAGCACGAAGCGGTCCGCGTCGTGCGCGCGGTGCGCGACATTGATGTGTACATCGAGCAACCGTGCCTCACTTACGAAGAGTGCCTCGCGGTGCGCCGAAACACCGATCACCCGTTCGTGCTCGACGAGGTGGTCGATGGAATCGACATGCTCGTCCGCGGGCACGCCGAAGGCGCGATGGACGTGGTAAATCTGAAAATCAGCAAGCTCGGCGGGCTCACGAAAACGAAGCAACTGCGCGACCTCTGCGTTTCGCTCGGCATCGGGATGACGCTCGAAGACAGTTGGGGCGGCGACATCGTGACGGCCGCGATCGCGCACCTCGCACACAGTACGCCGACGGAGTTCCTCTTTAGTTCGACCGACTTCAACAGCTACGTCACGCGGTCCATCGCGACCGGCGCGCCGCAGCGCCAAAACGGTCGACTCGCGGCGCCGGTCGTACCCGGGCTGGGTATCACGCCGAAGTTGGGCGAGTTCGGCCAACCGGCCCTCGACTTCCGCGGGTAA
- a CDS encoding SDR family NAD(P)-dependent oxidoreductase, producing MRVAGRRVLVTGAGQGLGFAISAAFVRAGATVILTDLNADAVESARAKLKETGGTVAGYALDVTNAEQVADVRARILAEHGRIDVLVNNAGVVFGGAFLDVPLAHHIVTANVNLGGVLAVTHAFLPDLLAQPAGHIVNIASASAVLALPFGASYAATKWAVLGFSDSLREELRFLGHKHVHVTAMCPSFIATGLFAGAKPAFGTHWLTAETVAHAVVRAVEKQQELVLLPRSVRFLYSITGWWPRSWFRAACRVLGVSRSMTDWKGHTPPK from the coding sequence ATGCGCGTTGCGGGTCGTAGAGTTCTCGTCACCGGAGCCGGGCAGGGCCTCGGGTTCGCTATCTCGGCCGCGTTCGTGCGCGCGGGGGCGACGGTGATCCTCACCGACCTGAACGCCGACGCGGTCGAATCGGCCCGCGCGAAGCTGAAAGAAACGGGCGGCACGGTCGCGGGGTACGCGCTCGATGTCACGAACGCAGAGCAAGTCGCGGACGTGCGCGCCCGCATTCTTGCGGAACACGGGCGCATTGATGTGCTGGTGAACAATGCTGGCGTGGTGTTCGGCGGCGCATTTTTGGATGTTCCGCTCGCGCACCACATCGTAACCGCCAACGTGAACCTAGGCGGCGTCCTCGCGGTCACGCACGCCTTCCTGCCGGACCTGCTCGCGCAACCGGCGGGTCACATCGTCAACATCGCGAGCGCATCGGCCGTTCTCGCGCTGCCGTTCGGCGCCAGTTACGCCGCGACCAAGTGGGCCGTGCTCGGCTTCTCGGACTCGCTCCGCGAAGAACTACGGTTCCTGGGTCACAAGCACGTCCACGTAACCGCGATGTGCCCGAGTTTCATCGCCACCGGGCTATTCGCGGGCGCCAAACCCGCGTTCGGTACACACTGGCTCACGGCCGAAACGGTCGCGCACGCGGTGGTGCGTGCGGTCGAGAAGCAACAAGAACTCGTGCTCCTGCCGCGGTCGGTGCGGTTCCTCTACAGCATCACCGGATGGTGGCCCCGGAGCTGGTTCCGCGCTGCATGCCGCGTTCTGGGCGTTTCACGCAGCATGACCGACTGGAAGGGCCACACGCCTCCGAAATAA
- a CDS encoding aldo/keto reductase, with translation MEYVNLGRTGTKVSRICLGCMTYGTSKWRPWVLDEEPSRPFFRQAWEAGINFFDTADMYSDGESEVVLGRALRELAIPREQVVIATKVFHPVGATPNERGLSAKHIRHAIDNSLKRLQLDYVDLYQIHRFDPSTPIEETLDALDAAVRAGKVLHIGASSMFAWQLSKMLHASDRLGLARFVTMQNHWNLVYREEEREVNPLCRDEGLGLLPWSPLARGFLAGNRRTKGEGDTSRAKTDDFAHKLYYQDGDFTVVDRVTEVAQRRGVPNAQVALAWLLHQPGITAPIVGASKPHHLTDAIAAAELKLEPAELKSLEEPYQPHPVLGHS, from the coding sequence GTGGAGTATGTCAACCTCGGACGCACGGGCACCAAAGTTTCGCGCATCTGCCTCGGCTGTATGACCTACGGCACGTCCAAGTGGCGCCCGTGGGTGCTCGACGAGGAGCCGAGCCGCCCGTTCTTCCGCCAAGCCTGGGAAGCCGGGATCAACTTCTTCGATACCGCCGATATGTACTCCGACGGCGAGAGCGAAGTCGTCCTCGGTCGCGCGCTGCGCGAACTGGCGATTCCGCGCGAACAAGTGGTGATCGCAACGAAGGTATTTCATCCGGTCGGTGCGACGCCGAACGAGCGCGGGCTCTCGGCCAAGCACATCCGGCACGCGATCGACAACAGTCTCAAACGGTTGCAACTCGATTACGTCGACCTCTACCAGATCCACCGCTTCGATCCGTCCACGCCGATCGAAGAAACACTCGACGCGCTCGACGCAGCCGTTCGCGCGGGGAAGGTGCTGCACATCGGGGCGTCGAGCATGTTCGCGTGGCAGTTATCGAAGATGCTCCACGCCTCCGACCGGCTCGGGCTGGCGCGGTTCGTCACGATGCAGAACCACTGGAATCTCGTGTACCGCGAAGAGGAGCGCGAGGTGAACCCGCTGTGCCGCGACGAGGGGCTCGGGCTCCTGCCGTGGAGCCCGCTGGCCCGCGGGTTCCTGGCCGGCAACCGGCGCACGAAGGGCGAGGGCGACACGAGCCGCGCGAAGACGGACGACTTCGCCCACAAGCTCTACTACCAAGACGGGGACTTCACGGTGGTGGACCGCGTGACCGAAGTGGCCCAACGACGCGGGGTGCCCAACGCACAGGTCGCGCTGGCGTGGCTCCTGCACCAGCCGGGCATCACCGCGCCCATCGTCGGCGCGTCGAAGCCGCACCACTTGACCGACGCCATCGCCGCGGCCGAGTTGAAACTGGAACCCGCCGAACTGAAGTCGCTCGAAGAACCGTACCAGCCGCACCCGGTTCTCGGGCACTCGTAA
- a CDS encoding sigma-70 family RNA polymerase sigma factor yields MLPTPQWPSEDEGRRLHTEMVRGISTAPRDFADTYFQPLCNHLAIAFARVAEDIRASAVSETIMNVIERPQQYDPTRMSFNKFLRMSVEGDLRNLCARDARRRGRESSLEFVDEPIAGGNNCVEPVEAPSLDDPRVVDEIASFGPHEHVTYTLILAGERHTDVYARALGLDVTRADVAAVVKRIKDTVKVRLRRAVGGRS; encoded by the coding sequence ATGCTCCCCACCCCACAGTGGCCGAGTGAAGACGAAGGTCGGCGCCTTCACACCGAAATGGTGCGCGGCATTTCAACCGCGCCGCGCGACTTCGCGGACACGTATTTTCAGCCTCTCTGCAACCATCTGGCCATTGCGTTCGCCCGCGTTGCGGAGGACATACGAGCAAGTGCCGTGTCCGAAACGATCATGAACGTGATCGAGCGTCCACAGCAGTACGATCCCACGCGCATGTCGTTTAACAAATTTCTCCGCATGTCCGTGGAAGGTGATTTACGCAACTTGTGTGCGCGAGACGCGCGACGGCGCGGACGAGAAAGTTCGCTCGAATTTGTCGACGAGCCGATTGCGGGTGGGAACAATTGTGTAGAGCCGGTCGAGGCGCCGAGTTTGGACGACCCGCGAGTCGTCGATGAGATCGCGTCGTTCGGGCCGCACGAGCACGTGACCTACACGTTGATTCTCGCGGGCGAGCGCCACACGGACGTTTACGCGCGGGCGCTCGGCCTGGACGTAACACGCGCGGACGTGGCGGCAGTCGTGAAGCGGATCAAAGATACCGTAAAAGTGCGCTTGCGGCGCGCAGTTGGGGGGCGGTCATGA
- a CDS encoding ImmA/IrrE family metallo-endopeptidase yields the protein MIARPEIWVLELAARFWAEVGHEPGFPRDLRDVTWDFPDLHVKEVPNLSAAAVAQEFARHNVPCAALAGDRQFYGCFGARRGIGVILIDPTVSANELRFTFAHELAHFLRDCRDARRRAVARLGPAILDVLDGNRPATLGERLSGALRGVTIGSHTHFLERDRWGRVVDEATWEAEEAADRLAFELLAPFDAVNPEATPSRDALVSRLTSVFGLPIVSAMKYAVLLQC from the coding sequence GTGATCGCGCGCCCGGAAATTTGGGTGCTCGAACTCGCCGCGCGGTTCTGGGCCGAAGTCGGCCACGAACCCGGATTCCCGCGCGATCTGCGTGACGTAACGTGGGACTTCCCGGACCTGCACGTCAAAGAAGTCCCGAACCTCTCTGCCGCGGCCGTCGCTCAAGAATTCGCGCGGCACAACGTCCCGTGTGCGGCCCTGGCCGGAGACCGCCAGTTTTACGGGTGCTTTGGTGCGCGCCGCGGGATCGGCGTGATTCTGATCGACCCGACCGTATCTGCGAACGAACTGCGGTTCACTTTCGCACACGAACTCGCTCACTTCCTCCGCGACTGTCGAGACGCGCGCCGGAGGGCCGTCGCGCGCTTAGGCCCGGCTATCCTTGACGTGCTCGACGGGAACCGCCCGGCGACGCTCGGCGAGCGCCTTTCGGGTGCCCTGCGCGGTGTCACAATTGGCAGCCACACGCACTTCCTCGAGCGCGACCGCTGGGGCCGCGTGGTCGATGAGGCTACCTGGGAAGCCGAAGAAGCTGCCGACCGGCTCGCGTTCGAGTTACTCGCACCCTTCGACGCGGTGAACCCCGAAGCCACTCCTTCGCGCGATGCACTCGTGTCGCGCCTCACATCCGTATTCGGCCTGCCCATCGTTTCCGCGATGAAATACGCAGTTCTCCTTCAGTGCTGA
- a CDS encoding ATP-binding protein: MPESNGALARQQQLADDIARGAHGEPHKDDSALARQQQLADDIARAGGPKLANPDDADSVGVTMFDLPGSNDLTITVLLGREHLQRAPSQSLVRIESRNDKRKYLGVVTAGPFAEPDGLRADSDILKAVATHRGDYLPPFHGRVQVTILGEEVKGGELTPPRLRPLPNSPVFVLKDDEAAKVLKCGGDVRLGLAVGHEQVEVGAPAKAKSVFPRHTAILGTTGGGKSTTVSGLVSRARAAGMAVILLDVEGEYTAMHEPTDHKGMQEGLRARNLTPEGVPVKDMTVYHLVGRGTANPGHPNRKEFSLQFARLSPYAVMEILDLSDAQQERFLKAFDITKEMMRDLNIFPTRDSGEQQRMALENDEFERGYPRMMLSLLMDVVGACLARSEKGPKEGRGKGKGSDDEEEAAPSAFEPQTPALRDSEGKGKLAKRLNAANPPGNAISWRAVLGRLARLNRMKVFHNEGGKPPMTYTNLVRPGSLSVIDLSDSGFSELNNLVIADILRGVQDVQDDSYSAYESVKAKGDTAAEPPRVLIVVEEAHEFLSEERIARTPVLFEQVAKIAKRGRKRWLGLCFVTQLPSHLPKQVLGLCNSFILHKLQDPQVVTLLKRTVGGVDEGLWDRLPNLAPGQAVVSFPHFARPLLVSIDPSQAKLRMTD, encoded by the coding sequence ATGCCCGAGTCCAATGGTGCCCTTGCGCGCCAACAGCAACTCGCAGATGACATCGCGCGCGGTGCTCACGGTGAACCTCACAAAGATGATTCCGCGCTCGCGCGTCAACAACAACTCGCCGACGACATCGCTCGAGCCGGCGGGCCGAAGCTCGCGAACCCGGACGACGCGGATTCGGTCGGTGTGACGATGTTCGACCTGCCCGGCAGTAATGATCTCACCATAACCGTGCTCCTCGGCCGCGAACACCTTCAGCGTGCGCCGTCGCAATCGCTCGTTCGCATCGAGAGCCGCAACGACAAGCGCAAGTACCTCGGCGTGGTGACGGCCGGGCCGTTCGCTGAACCAGACGGGCTGCGCGCCGATTCGGACATTCTCAAAGCCGTCGCGACGCACCGCGGCGACTACCTCCCGCCGTTCCACGGGCGCGTGCAGGTCACGATTCTCGGTGAGGAAGTGAAGGGCGGCGAACTCACGCCCCCGCGCCTGCGCCCGTTGCCAAACAGCCCGGTCTTCGTGCTCAAGGACGATGAAGCCGCGAAGGTGCTGAAGTGTGGCGGTGACGTGCGCCTCGGGCTGGCGGTCGGGCACGAGCAGGTGGAGGTCGGGGCGCCGGCGAAGGCCAAGAGCGTGTTCCCGCGTCACACCGCCATTCTCGGCACGACCGGCGGCGGGAAATCGACCACTGTATCGGGTCTGGTCAGTCGCGCTCGCGCCGCGGGCATGGCGGTGATCCTGTTGGACGTGGAGGGCGAGTACACGGCGATGCACGAGCCGACCGACCACAAGGGCATGCAGGAGGGCTTACGCGCCCGGAACCTGACCCCGGAAGGCGTGCCCGTGAAGGACATGACCGTGTACCACCTCGTCGGGCGCGGAACCGCGAACCCGGGCCACCCGAACCGTAAGGAGTTCTCGCTCCAATTCGCCCGGCTCTCGCCCTACGCGGTCATGGAAATCCTGGACCTCTCCGACGCGCAGCAGGAGCGGTTCCTGAAGGCGTTCGACATCACGAAGGAGATGATGCGCGATCTCAACATATTTCCGACACGGGACAGTGGCGAACAGCAGCGCATGGCCCTGGAGAACGACGAGTTCGAGCGCGGCTACCCGCGGATGATGCTGTCGCTGTTGATGGACGTGGTGGGCGCGTGCCTCGCGCGCTCGGAGAAGGGACCGAAGGAGGGGCGCGGAAAGGGGAAGGGATCGGACGACGAAGAGGAGGCGGCACCGAGTGCGTTCGAGCCGCAAACGCCGGCGCTGCGCGACTCGGAAGGAAAGGGGAAACTCGCGAAGCGGCTGAACGCGGCCAACCCGCCGGGCAACGCGATCTCGTGGCGCGCGGTGTTGGGCCGGCTCGCCCGACTCAACCGCATGAAGGTCTTCCACAACGAGGGCGGGAAACCGCCGATGACGTACACGAACTTGGTCCGCCCCGGTTCGCTCTCGGTCATCGATTTGTCCGACAGCGGGTTCAGCGAACTGAACAATCTGGTGATCGCGGACATCCTGCGCGGCGTGCAGGACGTGCAAGACGACAGTTACTCCGCATACGAGTCGGTCAAGGCGAAAGGCGACACCGCCGCCGAGCCGCCGCGGGTGCTGATCGTGGTGGAGGAGGCACACGAGTTTCTGAGCGAGGAACGCATCGCACGCACGCCGGTGCTATTCGAGCAGGTGGCGAAGATCGCGAAGCGCGGGCGCAAGCGCTGGCTCGGGCTGTGCTTCGTGACGCAACTGCCGAGTCACCTCCCGAAGCAAGTTCTCGGGCTGTGCAACTCGTTCATCTTGCACAAGTTGCAAGACCCGCAGGTGGTGACGCTCCTGAAGCGCACCGTGGGCGGCGTGGACGAAGGGTTATGGGACCGGCTCCCGAACCTCGCGCCGGGGCAGGCCGTCGTCAGCTTCCCGCACTTCGCGCGCCCGCTCCTCGTGAGCATCGACCCGAGTCAGGCGAAGCTGCGGATGACGGATTGA
- a CDS encoding DUF433 domain-containing protein encodes MISGTRISVELVLEGLGCGPSVDDLLRGVPAPHARTNSRSRFVRSPLVLILQSVIRSFA; translated from the coding sequence GTGATCTCGGGAACGCGCATTAGCGTCGAGTTGGTCCTTGAGGGACTTGGATGCGGGCCATCGGTCGACGACCTGCTCCGGGGAGTACCCGCACCTCACGCGCGAACAAATTCTCGCAGCCGTTTCGTCCGGTCTCCCCTCGTTCTGATACTTCAATCCGTCATCCGCAGCTTCGCCTGA
- a CDS encoding pyridoxal-phosphate dependent enzyme, producing the protein MPTYACDLPAVLEAAERIKGIVHRTPVLTCETLDRLAGRKLFFKCENLQKIGAFKYRGATNAVRKLTDAEAAKGVVTHSSGNHAQALALAARERGIPAYIVMPKTAPAVKRAAVEGYGGQVTQCEPNLADRERAANELVAKTGATLIPPFDHVDVIAGQGTTALELLEDVPELDAIITPVGGGGLLAGCAIAARGRKPGIRVFGAEPLGADDAARSKAAGEQILQTAPNTIADGLLTSTGQLTWPIIRDQVDRIFTVTDDEIRAAMRLVWERMKLIVEPSGAVGAAVALSDTFKALGGAEKIGIVFSGGNVSLDKLWW; encoded by the coding sequence ATGCCGACCTACGCTTGCGACTTGCCCGCCGTCCTGGAAGCCGCGGAACGCATTAAAGGCATCGTTCACCGCACGCCGGTGCTGACGTGCGAGACGCTCGACCGGCTCGCGGGCCGGAAGCTGTTCTTCAAGTGCGAGAACTTACAGAAGATCGGCGCGTTCAAATACCGCGGCGCCACGAACGCCGTGCGCAAGCTCACCGACGCCGAAGCCGCGAAGGGGGTCGTCACGCACTCCAGTGGTAACCACGCCCAGGCCCTCGCGCTGGCCGCCCGCGAGCGCGGAATCCCCGCGTACATCGTCATGCCGAAGACCGCGCCCGCGGTGAAAAGGGCTGCCGTCGAAGGGTACGGCGGGCAAGTCACGCAGTGTGAACCGAACCTCGCCGACCGCGAGCGCGCGGCCAACGAACTGGTCGCAAAAACCGGCGCGACGCTGATTCCGCCGTTCGACCACGTGGACGTGATCGCCGGTCAGGGCACGACCGCACTCGAACTGCTCGAAGACGTACCCGAACTGGACGCGATCATCACGCCCGTGGGCGGAGGGGGACTGCTGGCCGGGTGCGCGATCGCCGCGCGCGGACGGAAGCCCGGCATCCGAGTCTTCGGCGCGGAACCACTCGGCGCCGACGACGCGGCGCGCTCGAAAGCCGCGGGCGAACAGATCCTGCAAACGGCGCCGAACACGATCGCGGACGGCCTGCTCACGAGCACCGGCCAGCTCACGTGGCCGATCATCCGCGACCAAGTGGACCGCATCTTCACCGTCACCGATGACGAAATCCGTGCCGCGATGCGCCTCGTCTGGGAGCGCATGAAGCTGATCGTGGAACCGAGCGGTGCGGTCGGCGCGGCGGTCGCGTTGAGCGACACGTTCAAGGCGCTTGGGGGCGCGGAAAAGATCGGCATCGTCTTCAGTGGCGGAAACGTGAGCCTCGACAAGCTGTGGTGGTAG
- a CDS encoding TIGR03067 domain-containing protein gives MSHRVAILCTVLIVAVFAPARAADGEKDDKKTAQGTWAYETLEWNGKKIPFNQIKMTTVTFDGDKFAIKIGDKVVSSGTHKFDATKSPRTFDGTVTEGEGRGTTMLGIYKFDGDTLTGCVNLTGRERPTEFKTAENSETVLVTAKRMKK, from the coding sequence ATGAGTCATCGCGTTGCGATTCTGTGTACCGTTCTAATCGTCGCCGTGTTCGCGCCCGCGCGCGCCGCCGACGGCGAAAAGGACGACAAGAAGACCGCACAAGGAACGTGGGCGTATGAGACCTTGGAGTGGAACGGGAAGAAAATCCCCTTCAACCAGATCAAAATGACCACCGTCACGTTCGACGGCGACAAGTTCGCCATCAAGATCGGCGATAAGGTGGTCTCGAGCGGAACCCACAAGTTCGATGCGACCAAGTCGCCGAGGACGTTCGACGGGACCGTCACCGAGGGCGAGGGGCGCGGGACCACCATGCTCGGGATCTACAAGTTCGACGGCGACACCCTCACCGGGTGCGTCAACCTGACGGGGCGCGAGCGCCCCACCGAATTTAAGACGGCCGAGAACTCGGAAACGGTCCTCGTCACCGCGAAGCGAATGAAGAAGTAA